TATATAGATATCAATCTCAAACCTCCCAGGAAACTACCTTTTAGCTGTTTAAATTTAATAGTGCTGGAAGTTACTATGGAGTTCGCAGGGACAGAAAAGTTACCAAGGGTCTTACCCAGCACTGGACCCTGCATACTACAATACTGACCATCCATGCAGGATGTGTCCATTTTTGCAATAGTGGCCTGAGAATTTCATGCCTGGTATTGTAGACATGCTCAAAAATTCATGGCTGGGAAGTATTAGGTTTTATGGTTGAACCTACTagtattattttgctaaataccTTCTAAATAACTGTGCTTCTATCCATAGACCTGAACTTCTCTCAGTCTTGGCGAggaaagcttctttttgcagtgggcagCAGTCAGTGAGGACCCATGCCTGGTCAACATGCTGAGAATAACTGACCGTGAGTGCTCAGCACTAAGGGAGATCCCCTATCAGCCTCTGGTGctttcagggctcagggaacactgtgaaaagggagacagagaggatgtAAAGGACAGCAGGTGGGGAGGAGTGTTGCAAAATGCCATATTCTAGATCTGATGTGACTCAGGAACTGTAGATATCTGGGTAAGACCTGCATCGGTCCAACTGagtcaaaattccagcacaaaAAAGAGAGGGGCTCTTGAGGCACAAGCCCTTATAAAGGGACaactgatagctgctgggagagggagacgCATTTTTCTTCAGGTGTGTGTCCATTGGATGACCCCACAGTCATAGACATATGGGCATCACTAATTGGTTTTAGTGGGTTATATCTATATACTTATATctatatacttacatatgcacAAATCTTTAACAATAACAAAGAATAGGAAGCCAGGAATTTGAGGGGGCATGGGATGCATTGGAGAAATAAAAGACAATGGAGGAAAATGATATGGTtttattctaatttaaaaaattacctaGCTGGGCATGTTggagcatgtctttaatcccagcaaaggcaggcagatcttttagcctggtctacaaaatgagttccaggatggctaaggctacacagagaaattgtctcaaaaaacaaaaattataacaaaatgaaacttaactattttaagaggaaaaataaaaaagaaataaaaacacattgtGTTCTGTAGAAAGGAGGATATAATATTGGGAAGGGAGCTGTTGGGGgaatacgggggggggggggactagaGCTGCAAGGAGCAGTGGAAGTGATCATATTCACTGTGTATGaatatgaaatcctcaaagaatacattattaaaaataaatgaccaaAAGTAATTGGAGAGACCCTAGGTGATAAAAGCTGGCTAAGGGTAGCTGGTATCTGAAGTCAGATCTGAGTACTATGTTAAGTGTTATAGCTGGGAGTCAGTCCCTCATGAGGTGACCACAGGAAATTATGGCTGAACTTAGAAACCTCAGCCTCTACAGAGAAGCAAGCATTAAGCAAACACCTCATGTCACCAATGTGTGGTGTTTGAGTTAAGGCAGATACACCCCTGCTATGTTTGTTTCCTCTTAATTCAGTCATACTGTGTCCCCTCTTTTACAGACAATTCATTTTCATGGAACCAGACAACCACACAGGGATTCCAGAATTTCACCTGTTGGGACTTTCAGAGGATCCAGAGATTCAGTCTGCTCTCTTCGGGCTGTTCTTGTTTCTGTACTTGGTGACCATCTTTGGGAACCTGCTCATCATCCTGGCCATTGTCTCTGACCCTAAGCTGCACACACCGATGTACTTATTCCTCTCCAACCTGTCCTTCTCTGACATCTGTTTCACTTCTACCACTGTCCCAAAGATGTTGCTGGATATCCAGACTCAGAGTAAGCTCATTACCTATGCAGGCTGCATCACACAGATGTACTTCTTCACCGTCTTTGGACTTCTGGACAATTTGCTTCTGACTGTGATGGCATATGACCGCTTTGTGGCCATCTGCCACCCCCTACACTATACAGTCCTTATGAACACTAAGCTCTGTTTCCAGCTGCTTCTTCTGGCATGGCTCATAAGCATACTTGGAGCCCTACCTGAGAGTTTAACTGCACTGAGACTATCTTTCTGTGCCGTTGTGGAAATCCCACACTATTTTTGTGAGCTTCCAGAAGTTCTTAAGCTAGCCTGCTCTGACACCTTCATCAATAATGTCGTGTTATATATTGTAACAGGCATCATGGGATTTTTCCCTCTTGCTGGGATACTTTTCTCTTATTCTCAAATTGTGACATCTGTCTTGCAGATTTCAACAGTGGGAGGAAaatataaagcattttctacttGCGGTTCTCATCTCTCAGTTGTGTCTCTGTTCTATGGAACCTGCCTTGGAGTGTACCTCAGTTCTACATGGACACAGGCTTCTTGGGCAGGGGTGTTTGCTTCTGTTCTGTATACTGTGGTCACTCCCATGATGAACCCTTTCATCTACAGCCTTAGGAACAGGGACATGAAGAGGGCCCTGAATACACTACTATGCAGTGTGTCATCTTCATCttgaaagtagtttttaaaatatgtgtatgtgcttaagtgtatgtgattttgtgtgtgtgtgtgtgtgtgtgtgtgtgtgtgtgtgtgtgtgtgtgtgtgtagaatagaGGACAACTCCAGGTGTTCCTCTTCAAGATGaccatctaccttgtttttggagacagagtcccCCCTAGGGCTTGGTGCTCACTGCTTCAGTTTGGGTAGTTAGCCAGTGAAACTCAAggattttctgtctctgcctgccttaCATTAGGATTATAAATGTGTGTCATGACTtttttttacatggattctaTGGGTTTAATTAGAGGGCTCATGCTTACATGACGAGCACTTCTGAAAGTCGAGATATCAGCTCTGTCTTTGTTGACTGTGTTTTTGACCCTATGGACACATTTGATTAGGAAAAGTGGGACACAGTGCTCAATACTTTAAGGATCTGAGATTtgctgaatatatatacatactcagaTGTTTTGCTTCCTGTGTTTATTAGCAATTTGCAAATATTGTTTTATGAAGTGTTTTCAAGTCTTTGCCTGAGTTTtaagttttcttattttcaatCTGGGGAAGCATTAAATTCTgtagtatatatttatgtgcTGTCTTAttcactgttttattgctgtaaaaagacacTATAATGAATGCAACtactataaaagaaagcatttaattatggGCTTGCATACAATTTCAGAAgttagtccattattattatgGTGAGGAGCATGGTGGCACTCAGGCAAACATGattctggagaagtagctgagaattcaATATCCTAATCTatagaaagacaaacagacagacagatacacacacacacacatacacagagagagagagagagagagagagagagagagagagagagagagacagagagagagagacagagagagagagagagagacagagagacagagagagacagagagagatagattgGATCTAGCATAGGCTGTCAGAACCTCAAAactcatccacagtgacacatttcctccaaggccacatgtcttaatccttctaatcctttcaaatactaCCACTTCCTAGTGAAAATATGAGCCTATTTGGGCCATTTTAATTCAAAACACcaattccactccctggcccccacagGGATATGACATAGTCATTATCATGATGCAAAAATAcacttagtccaacttcaaagttCCTTATAGACTATTATAGCCTCaatactgtttaaaagtccaaagtctcttctgagattcatgacAGTCTCTTAAACGTAACCCcttgtaaaatcaaaattaaaaagtggATCACATATTTTCAACTTATAATGGCACAGAATAGAGATTGCCTTTTCAAAATGGAGAAAAGTTATCACAGAAAGGAAATGCTGGTCCAAAGTAAGCCTGAAATCCAACAGGGAAAACTCCACATTCTGcacctccatgtctgatgtcaaagtgttcttcagatctccaactgcAGAAGTCCAGCCTCAGCATAAGGAAGGTCCTGAGAAAGGGGGGTAGGGTGGGCATGGCATTGATTCAATAACTCTGAGTCAGTAGTGGGTACAAgctgtctgttctctctttgcCTGAGAATTCTCAtcattcttcctttttctgtcttcattcctctttcttcccattctatttccttctttcctcacattcttttttcttcttccttttcatttttttgcctTCTCCTGACCAGAGAGCCTGAACTCAGTGTTTTATTTACTAAAGCTACATCATCAAGGCTTTGAACattgttaataattttttttttagaaatctttAAATTTACACAAATTCTATGAATCCTGGATCATTAGTTCCAACCCCTGCttccttaaaacaaaaactaaacacaaagcaaaagcacattCCCTTATAGTTTTTACACAGCCTGCTCTTCACGGGTAGCTGGGCACAGCTCTTGCAGTTTCCTGGCACAGCAGACAGAAGTCTTTAGtaattattttcatgtaaaaaCAGAAAGGTGACAGACTACTAAGGTTAAAATGATTTCTtacaaaatcttaaaatttatgcATTGTCATCTTCAATCCTTCAACTTTTTATATGCTTGTACATCATCTTTTTATACTCTAATGTTTGGTTTCTTATCCTAGCTATTCCATGGCCTCATGTAGTCTCCTAATACTCTTTGTTTCTAGATCATATACAAGCCTTCCTCTTAGAAAATAAATCCATCtatcatttgcttgttttttttatagattcctcctttttttcctatcTGTACCTTTTTATTCTTAAGACCACTTTAACTATCTTTGATGTCCCCAAGTTCACCCTGGCTAATTAATGCAGCAGTCATTGGACTAGAGAGTACATGTATCTCCTCATATAATTCCAAGTTCAAGACCAagtctgttgtggtaaatctctgacccaaacaaGTCCgatcaaggaaaacacaactcaatatttatgattataaactacaagcctagattgggcagatttaccattgtactactctattccccagctatgagatcccttaaaacctgcAGTTTTCTAAGCTacgttcttctcctccttcttttccttccaccaATGGCTCCAACAAGTTCCTCCAGCTTTCCATCGGCTACGTAGCCTCTCACCCagcaacttcctcttctgactcctcctcttctgacccctcccctaagcctttttctccacctctccttctactgcccaatcactggctctagcctttattttacaaattcaattggacagaaggttcacaagattcactccttccctgcagcccctcccaggagtggaaataccatgaaaacaaaaggctggggctatccacaacacttccccctttctgtccaattaaaagactcttttctctcagatataaattgaacacaaactatattaccatgttgtaattgttaaagtacaagataggcctaatacccagtccatcatttttgttaactgagtagaacctctgtcatctctctcaacgaaaagacttagttctgaacctggcttatgtcctgtcttcagaatgaatgtcagctgaaaactatccactcagatcttttctctcaaagtaaatagccaggattggctatgagactataggttttcaaccccgtcataaatccagaatgactgagttaactgaaattatgggaagcactaagcatagcttctaaaacttagccaatttatagagaccgctgaacacctggacagtccctatactaccgaccattggagcatcaaatcttcagccttctggcccagcatcatctgacagaccttagtgatgcagaattactaagggctgattactctgtctaggcagatataatcagtcgactcttctgcaagtgtgtcttttttctgcacagtattttgtctgtagatgaaaagaggcaattcttgcctagtggctgtctcaccacaactggagtaactccaaagatgctcaatttcttcttagaatccaagacagggaagctgtcaggagcagacaggtctccaataaaatgaatatttatacaggaatgcttgtaacatcaattctgtggacttctgacgtttttgaaaaccaactatctatgtaaagcaatctgaacttttgtctgttaattcctttccactatttctttcttttcttttttcttttttctttttttttttttttttttttttttttgagacagggtttctctgtgtagttctggctgtcctggaactcactctgtaaaccaggctggcctcgaactcagaaatccgcctgcctctgcctcccaagtgctgggattaaaggcctttccactatttctaattaaaatctagaaaataccCTAACGGTAAGCTCTGAGCCATGCAATTGCTATAGGCCCCTGACTCACAAgtcaaccatctcaaatcagtttttttttttttttaatgtttaaaaaggactgggtctaagccttgtatttctaaatgagttatacaggcacaatgcctatatgagagtaaaaatattaatcccacttttatatcaataagaaactcacaccagtgaaaaccctaaatttgtacaaaataaattctataccaatataagagattataacttcaaccTTGTAACAGTcgtaaagatttctaccaatgtaagatatacctatgtaatgtttcacttaagagtaaatttgctaacctaaccctatttgtctatttctatgatattactatgtctccccctttctttcctccctcccttttacctaagaaggaagaatagagaagaggacaggaaaggtagaaatccctgAGATTAAGATCTCTAGTTCCCTCCCCATccgaagctacatttgtaaactATCCTTTAAATGACAACACATGAATAATttctaaagtaaccagaaccatccaccccaacataaggaactgggacgatgatctccttttgtctgcttccagttGAATTGGagtgaagaattcccatctgggggcccaaagagaaataggaaaattggcttagtcaaaggagagctagctggcatcatttgccttgaagtcactatgtgctgagaaagttcattgcttagctgacaccatgactgtgacCGTTAGAAAGGCAGGACAGGCAATCTAGCTGTTCtgaaaaagttctggaagcaagtccttaaaagaaacaGCTTCGATGTAGTTGCAGTaaaatcaagcacgaagctggaatagaagGTCCGGGAGTCTCAGCATCCCCGAGTATGAATCTTGCTAGggctgtgtttctcttctttcatcctgtaacatataaaactttaaagcagcaggtagttttataaagacattcacgtggagcatgtagggcacacagcttggtcaatgaagatcaataaagaaaggcaactgcccttcttcaggttagtttgatcacttaatcaaactataatataactttgtatacatgccctcataaaggatggcaggtattaagtcatgagaaattagtacccaattaaatgttcttggctttgtatagacATTTTAGCCCCAGCCAGTTCCAGAGCTGTCATAAACAACTCTGGAACAACAAAGAGACATAAACAACACCATATATGCATCAcctatttggttggttgtgttaatctcccttttcttctgagtCGACGAGGTCTTCaggggggtctccctttgtcatgtctgatttttatcaacttggaaggaacccacagcttttcttttcctgtggaaacataggcataacctctcccccagcgtaacacacttcccactttccattctgacgtcagaatatccttaatgtaaacaggttgatttagttcagtatttttttccaccatccaatgtctctcagcg
Above is a window of Arvicanthis niloticus isolate mArvNil1 chromosome 18, mArvNil1.pat.X, whole genome shotgun sequence DNA encoding:
- the LOC117723248 gene encoding olfactory receptor 7C1-like, whose amino-acid sequence is MEPDNHTGIPEFHLLGLSEDPEIQSALFGLFLFLYLVTIFGNLLIILAIVSDPKLHTPMYLFLSNLSFSDICFTSTTVPKMLLDIQTQSKLITYAGCITQMYFFTVFGLLDNLLLTVMAYDRFVAICHPLHYTVLMNTKLCFQLLLLAWLISILGALPESLTALRLSFCAVVEIPHYFCELPEVLKLACSDTFINNVVLYIVTGIMGFFPLAGILFSYSQIVTSVLQISTVGGKYKAFSTCGSHLSVVSLFYGTCLGVYLSSTWTQASWAGVFASVLYTVVTPMMNPFIYSLRNRDMKRALNTLLCSVSSSS